The following are encoded together in the Onychostoma macrolepis isolate SWU-2019 chromosome 03, ASM1243209v1, whole genome shotgun sequence genome:
- the jmjd8 gene encoding jmjC domain-containing protein 8, with protein sequence MDRAVRAQLLLLLVQLPASFHCKDASRGDDGGWGLGSSIEDEGECNIEIRDVNSITHREFIKEYAYAKPVILRGLTDNTKFRFLCSKSNLLREYGGKTVRLSTANTHSYRKVDVQFEEFVKFLLTPQPNDTLGSDTLYFFGDNNFTEWHSLFEEYKAPPFSLPLMHPAYSFGIAGPGTGVPFHWHGPGYSEVIYGRKRWFLHPPDEVPEFHPNHTTLSWVSLSYPNLELHQRPLECTIRPGEVLYFPDRWWHATLNLDTSVFISTFLG encoded by the exons ATGGATCGGGCTGTCAGGGCTCAGTTACTGCTTCTCTTAGTGCAGTTACCGGCTTCATTTCACTGCAAAGATGCGTCCAGAGGAGATGATGGAGGATG GGGACTGGGTTCCAGTATAGAAGATGAAGGCGAGTGCAACATTGAGATCAGAGACGTGAACTCAATCACACACAGAGAGTTTATTAAAGA gTATGCTTATGCAAAACCAGTTATACTCCGAGGACTTACAGATAACACA AAGTTCCGTTTCCTGTGTTCCAAATCCAATCTGTTGAGAGAGTACGGAGGGAAAACGGTCCGTCTCAGCACAGCCAATACACACTCGTACAGGAAAG TGGATGTGCAGTTTGAAGAGTTTGTAAAGTTCCTGTTGACCCCTCAGCCTAATGACACACTGGGCAGTG atacgCTGTACTTCTTTGGGGACAATAACTTCACGGAGTGGCATTCTCTGTTCGAGGAGTATAAAGCGCCACCTTTTTCTCTTCCACTCATGCATCCTGCATATAGCTTTGGGATTGCTG GACCAGGTACTGGCGTCCCGTTTCACTGGCACGGTCCCGGCTACTCTGAAGTTATCTATGGCAGGAAG CGTTGGTTTCTTCACCCCCCTGATGAGGTACCTGAGTTCCATCCCAACCACACCACTCTCTCCTGGGTCTCTCTGTCCTACCCAAACCTGGAGCTCCACCAGAGGCCCCTGGAGTGCACCATACGACCCGGAGAG GTGCTGTATTTTCCAGATCGTTGGTGGCATGCAACTCTAAATCTGGACACCAGCGTCTTCATTTCAACTTTTCTGGGATGA
- the slc25a19 gene encoding mitochondrial thiamine pyrophosphate carrier, which produces MVGYDPDSPGVTLSPEEAALAGSVAGMVTRAIISPLDVVKIRFQLQIEQVSWRSRQGKYWGLWQATRCIMTEEGLPAFWKGHIPAQLLSVCYGAVQFASFEALTELVHKKTNFNSQTPGIHFICGGLAACSATFACQPLDTLRTRFAAQGEPKIYRNLRHAVATMFHTEGPFTFYRGLTPTLVAMFPYAGLQFFFYNILKKLLEPQDTKSKGGLHSLISGSCAGVISKTITYPFDLIKKRLQVGGFEEARMKFGQVRTYRGFADCVRGIGREEGLRGFFKGLSPSLLKAALSTGFTFFWYEFFINAIVSLKSS; this is translated from the exons ATGGTGGGCTATGATCCAGACTCCCCCGGCGTGACTCTCTCCCCAGAGGAAGCTGCTCTGGCCGGGTCAGTCGCAGGTATGGTCACCCGTGCCATCATCAGCCCTCTGGATGTCGTCAAAATCAGATTTCAG TTGCAGATCGAGCAGGTGTCCTGGAGGAGTCGTCAGGGGAAGTACTGGGGTTTATGGCAGGCCACACGCTGTATTATGACTGAAGAAGGACTTCCTGCTTTCTGGAAAGGTCACATTCCTGCCCAGCTGCTGTCTGTGTGTTATGGGGCAGTTCAG TTTGCGAGTTTCGAAGCCTTGACAGAGCTGGTCCATAAGAAGACGAACTTTAACAGCCAAACACCCGGAATTCATTTCATCTGCGGTGGTTTGGCTGCCTGCTCCGCCACCTTCGCCTGCCAGCCGCTGGATACCCTCCGCACACGCTTCGCTGCTCAGGGCGAACCCAAG ATCTATCGTAACCTCAGACATGCCGTGGCCACAATGTTTCACACAGAGGGGCCCTTCACCTTCTACAGGGGCCTCACACCCACCCTAGTGGCCATGTTTCCATACGCAGGCctgcagtttttcttttataataTCCTGAAGAAACTTCTGGAGCCCCAGGACACCAAATCTAAAG GAGGTTTACACAGTCTGATCAGCGGTAGTTGTGCTGGAGTCATCAGTAAAACAATCACATATCCCTTTGATCTGATAAAAAAGAGACTTCAAGTGGGTGGATTTGAAGAGGCCAGGATGAAGTTTGGACAG GTGCGGACATATCGTGGATTTGCAGACTGTGTGAGGGGGATCGGCAGAGAGGAAGGGCTCCGGGGTTTCTTTAAGGGTCTCTCCCCCAGTCTATTGAAGGCCGCTCTGTCCACAGGCTTCACCTTCTTCTGGTACGAGTTCTTCATCAATGCCATTGTCAGCCTCAAGAGCAGCTAG